In one window of Ferriphaselus amnicola DNA:
- a CDS encoding YkgJ family cysteine cluster protein: MKILFCRPSCAACCIAPSITSPLPGMPDGKPAGVPCVQLDDELRCKVFGLPERPDFCGGLQPSAEMCGESSEAALVWLTQLEVATRP, from the coding sequence ATGAAGATCCTGTTTTGCCGCCCCTCCTGCGCCGCTTGCTGCATCGCGCCTTCGATCACTTCGCCCTTGCCGGGGATGCCGGATGGCAAGCCTGCCGGGGTGCCGTGTGTGCAGCTTGATGACGAGTTGCGCTGCAAGGTGTTCGGTCTGCCTGAGCGGCCCGATTTCTGTGGCGGATTGCAGCCTTCGGCGGAGATGTGCGGCGAGTCAAGCGAAGCGGCGCTGGTTTGGCTGACGCAGTTGGAAGTCGCGACGCGGCCTTAG
- the rpmH gene encoding 50S ribosomal protein L34 has translation MKRTYQPSVTKRKRTHGFLVRMKTKGGRAVIRARRAKGRARLAV, from the coding sequence ATGAAACGTACATACCAACCTTCCGTCACCAAGAGAAAGCGCACTCACGGTTTTCTGGTTCGCATGAAAACCAAGGGTGGCCGTGCTGTCATTCGTGCACGTCGTGCCAAGGGCCGCGCACGTCTTGCCGTCTAA
- a CDS encoding DUF1289 domain-containing protein, with translation MHTYRTHVAPDVSADCPCVGHCTTALGDDVCRSCLRTFEEITRWPELSEDERRAINRRIVTEGKPSGH, from the coding sequence ATGCACACATACCGCACTCACGTTGCCCCTGATGTTTCCGCTGATTGCCCTTGCGTCGGGCATTGCACGACTGCGCTGGGGGATGATGTGTGTCGAAGTTGTTTGCGCACGTTCGAGGAGATCACGCGCTGGCCAGAGTTAAGTGAGGATGAGCGGCGAGCGATCAATCGCCGTATCGTTACAGAGGGCAAGCCTTCAGGGCATTGA
- a CDS encoding MEKHLA domain-containing protein, whose translation MLEHIEKPAFSAELEARLQLVADSFHRLTGRTLVEPSRDETLTDALWNAPRAILAHGTEADPVFFYGNRLTLQLFELDFVTFTELPSRFSAEPLAREARAKLLKRVTQHGYIDDYSGVRISSSGQRFLIERVTVWNLLDATGNHHGQAATFTDWTSMP comes from the coding sequence ATGCTCGAACACATCGAAAAACCCGCATTTTCCGCTGAACTGGAAGCCCGTCTTCAACTCGTCGCTGACAGCTTCCACCGCCTCACCGGACGCACTCTGGTCGAGCCTAGCCGTGACGAAACCTTAACTGACGCGCTATGGAACGCCCCGCGAGCCATTCTCGCCCACGGCACTGAAGCCGACCCTGTGTTCTTCTACGGCAACCGGCTCACGCTGCAACTGTTCGAGCTGGATTTCGTCACCTTCACCGAGTTGCCATCGCGTTTTTCCGCCGAGCCGTTGGCACGCGAAGCGCGGGCAAAACTGCTGAAACGAGTGACGCAGCACGGCTACATCGACGATTACTCTGGCGTGCGCATCTCCAGCAGCGGCCAGCGTTTCCTCATCGAACGTGTCACCGTATGGAATCTGCTGGATGCAACGGGAAATCACCACGGCCAAGCGGCCACCTTCACCGACTGGACCTCAATGCCCTGA
- a CDS encoding DUF2075 domain-containing protein: protein MLRAYYSASIADFLQASTDEVLGKLSRNNDFALIHTQRDAWVAQIDILNSILDGREGSIYFEYSIPRMGRRIDAVLLIGPVIFVIEFKVGEKTHTSYAFDQVFDYALDLKNFHESSHEQYIAPVLVATEAGISPISVEITPQNDKLIFPLKSNKEQLGAVINAVLRFVGEGKLDVAEWEAGRYCPTPTIIEAAMALYNNHAVADITRSDAGATNLRLTSSAISEVIQRSKERSQKALCFVTGVPGAGKTLVGIDVATKHSEAKDDLYSVYLSGNGPLVKILCEALARDKVSRGKSRGDRVKIGEARSAVKSFIQNVHHFRDDCLQDSSAAPIEHVAIFDEAQRAWNLEQTSSFMRRKKNHPNFNQSEPEFLISCMGRHKDWATIVCLVGGGQEINTGEAGIGEWINSITRSFPDWHVYVSSRLTDSEYQAGEALKRIESHANVNFLDELHLGVSMRSFRAEDVSLLVKQLLDIDIDSAKRTYHNIKARYPIVITRDVGKAKAWLKHQARGSERYGIVVSSQAERLKPHAIDVKSPMDPVNWFLNEKDDVRSSYYLEDVATEFHVQGLELDWSCVTWDADFRYTKSGWSHHSFRGNGWNRINKDERKQYLKNAYRVLMTRARQGMVLVVPSGDIEDHTRSPQYYDGTFNYLKEIGFAEI from the coding sequence ATGTTGCGAGCATATTACTCAGCATCAATTGCAGACTTTCTGCAGGCTTCAACTGACGAAGTATTGGGAAAGCTGTCCCGCAACAATGACTTTGCCCTCATTCATACCCAGCGCGATGCATGGGTTGCTCAAATAGATATATTAAACAGTATCTTAGATGGTCGTGAGGGATCAATATATTTTGAATATTCCATCCCGCGAATGGGGCGAAGGATTGACGCGGTTTTGCTAATCGGTCCAGTGATATTTGTCATTGAATTTAAGGTCGGAGAAAAAACACATACCAGCTATGCATTTGACCAAGTCTTCGACTATGCACTGGACTTAAAGAATTTTCATGAATCAAGCCATGAACAATATATCGCGCCTGTATTGGTAGCGACTGAGGCCGGAATATCCCCCATATCTGTTGAAATCACTCCGCAAAACGACAAATTGATATTTCCTTTGAAATCGAACAAGGAACAATTAGGGGCGGTGATAAACGCGGTACTTCGCTTTGTTGGGGAGGGGAAGCTCGATGTCGCTGAGTGGGAGGCAGGTCGCTATTGCCCAACTCCAACAATTATTGAGGCAGCGATGGCCTTGTATAACAATCATGCCGTTGCCGATATTACGAGGTCTGATGCTGGCGCAACCAATTTGAGACTCACGTCTTCTGCAATATCCGAAGTCATTCAACGTTCGAAGGAAAGGTCTCAAAAAGCGCTTTGCTTTGTGACAGGCGTGCCGGGGGCAGGGAAAACCTTGGTGGGGATTGATGTGGCAACAAAGCACTCCGAGGCGAAAGACGATCTATATAGCGTCTATTTGTCAGGCAATGGCCCTCTAGTGAAAATTCTTTGTGAAGCGCTCGCTCGCGATAAGGTATCTCGCGGAAAAAGCAGGGGCGACCGCGTAAAAATCGGGGAGGCAAGAAGCGCGGTAAAGTCCTTTATACAAAATGTTCATCACTTCAGGGATGACTGTTTGCAGGACTCAAGCGCGGCACCGATCGAGCATGTGGCAATTTTTGATGAAGCACAACGAGCATGGAATCTTGAGCAGACCTCTTCATTTATGCGACGCAAGAAGAATCACCCAAACTTTAACCAATCTGAACCGGAGTTCTTAATTTCGTGCATGGGTAGACATAAAGATTGGGCGACCATAGTTTGTCTCGTAGGGGGAGGTCAAGAAATCAATACAGGCGAGGCCGGAATTGGTGAATGGATTAATTCAATAACCCGCTCTTTCCCTGATTGGCACGTCTATGTTTCTTCGCGTCTGACTGATAGTGAGTATCAAGCTGGTGAAGCTCTAAAGCGGATAGAGTCACACGCCAACGTGAATTTCTTGGATGAGCTGCATCTGGGTGTATCCATGCGCTCTTTCCGGGCGGAAGATGTTTCTTTGTTAGTGAAGCAGTTGCTTGATATAGATATTGATTCGGCTAAACGTACTTATCACAACATCAAGGCGCGCTATCCAATCGTAATTACCAGAGACGTAGGAAAGGCAAAGGCTTGGCTTAAGCATCAAGCACGAGGCAGTGAGCGCTATGGAATCGTTGTGTCGTCTCAGGCAGAGCGGCTGAAACCTCATGCAATTGATGTTAAATCTCCAATGGACCCCGTGAACTGGTTCCTAAATGAAAAGGACGACGTTCGCTCCTCTTACTACTTGGAAGATGTTGCAACGGAATTCCACGTGCAAGGGCTTGAACTCGATTGGTCTTGTGTAACGTGGGATGCGGATTTCCGTTATACAAAAAGTGGCTGGAGTCATCATTCGTTTCGTGGGAACGGCTGGAACAGGATCAATAAAGATGAGCGAAAGCAGTATTTGAAAAATGCTTACCGAGTGCTGATGACCAGAGCGAGGCAAGGAATGGTATTGGTCGTGCCTTCGGGGGACATTGAAGACCACACCCGAAGCCCACAGTACTATGACGGAACCTTCAATTACTTGAAGGAAATTGGATTTGCTGAAATCTGA
- the yidC gene encoding membrane protein insertase YidC yields MDLQRLFLFLIFSVSSMLVWENWQRAQHPAPAPVTAASGVPAATTSLTAAPAGSAPATEVKRISGAKIVVKTDNFVAEINTVGGDLRRLELAQHRDAKDKAKLFVLMQEQGTHSYLAQTGLLGAGLPTHNSLFSSAASEYQMAAGQDSLEVRLTANDIVGATVTKIYTFHRGSYVVDVGYEIQNTGAAPMAATAYFQLVRDSSAPEGDSKFVPTYTGPAVYTDKEKFQKVDFSNIEKSKTDYPKTADNGWVGMLQHYFVSAWLPKDKTQREYYTKALGNDLFAAGVIVPVAAIAPGQAGKVSVPLYAGPAQAKLDDVAPGLGLTVDYGWLTIIATPIFWLLTKIQSIVTNWGVAIILLTVLIKLAFFPLSAASYRSMAKMRVVAPKLEKIKERYGDDRERLHKEMMELYKTEKINPLGGCLPMLIQIPVFIALYWSILSSVEMRHAPFFAWITDLSTPDPFYVLPLIMAVSMFLQSKLNPTPADPLQAKMMQIMPLVFAVVFFWFPAGLVLYSVVNNVLSIAQQWYITRSLESATKVAANDPR; encoded by the coding sequence ATGGACCTTCAACGGCTGTTTCTCTTTCTGATCTTTTCTGTCTCTTCCATGTTGGTGTGGGAGAACTGGCAGCGGGCGCAACATCCTGCACCTGCACCGGTGACGGCCGCTTCCGGCGTGCCTGCGGCGACCACCTCGCTGACAGCCGCTCCGGCAGGTAGCGCCCCGGCGACCGAAGTCAAGCGCATCAGCGGTGCCAAGATCGTAGTCAAAACGGACAATTTCGTCGCAGAGATCAACACCGTTGGCGGCGATCTCCGCCGTCTGGAACTGGCGCAACACCGTGACGCGAAGGACAAAGCAAAGCTGTTCGTGCTGATGCAGGAACAGGGCACGCACAGCTATTTGGCTCAGACTGGCCTGCTGGGCGCTGGCTTGCCGACACACAATTCACTGTTCAGCAGTGCCGCCAGCGAATACCAAATGGCCGCTGGCCAAGATTCGCTGGAAGTGCGTCTGACCGCGAACGACATCGTCGGCGCGACCGTAACCAAGATCTATACCTTCCATCGCGGCAGCTATGTCGTGGATGTGGGCTACGAGATCCAAAACACCGGCGCAGCACCCATGGCGGCAACCGCCTATTTCCAATTGGTGCGTGACAGCTCTGCCCCCGAAGGTGACTCCAAATTTGTGCCGACCTACACCGGCCCTGCGGTCTATACCGACAAGGAGAAATTCCAGAAGGTCGATTTCTCCAACATCGAGAAAAGCAAGACCGACTACCCCAAGACGGCTGACAACGGCTGGGTAGGCATGCTGCAACACTATTTCGTCTCGGCGTGGCTGCCCAAGGACAAGACTCAACGCGAGTATTACACCAAGGCGCTGGGCAATGATCTGTTTGCAGCTGGCGTGATCGTGCCGGTGGCGGCCATCGCTCCGGGGCAGGCCGGTAAAGTCAGCGTGCCCTTGTACGCAGGTCCAGCGCAAGCCAAATTGGATGACGTTGCACCTGGCCTCGGCCTCACTGTCGATTACGGCTGGCTGACCATCATCGCCACGCCGATCTTCTGGCTGCTGACCAAGATTCAGAGCATCGTCACCAACTGGGGCGTTGCCATCATCCTGTTGACCGTGCTGATCAAGCTGGCCTTCTTCCCGCTTTCCGCCGCCAGCTATCGTTCGATGGCCAAGATGCGCGTGGTCGCTCCCAAGCTGGAAAAGATCAAGGAACGCTATGGCGATGACCGCGAGCGCTTGCACAAGGAAATGATGGAGCTGTACAAGACCGAGAAGATCAATCCGCTCGGTGGCTGCTTGCCGATGCTGATCCAGATTCCGGTGTTCATCGCACTGTACTGGTCGATCCTGTCCAGCGTCGAAATGCGCCACGCGCCCTTCTTCGCGTGGATCACCGATCTTTCGACCCCAGATCCGTTCTACGTGTTGCCGCTCATCATGGCAGTCAGCATGTTCCTCCAGTCGAAATTAAATCCCACGCCAGCTGACCCGCTGCAAGCCAAAATGATGCAGATCATGCCGCTGGTATTCGCGGTCGTGTTCTTCTGGTTCCCTGCCGGACTGGTACTGTACTCGGTTGTCAATAACGTGCTCTCCATCGCGCAGCAGTGGTACATCACCCGCAGCTTGGAGTCTGCTACCAAAGTTGCAGCGAACGATCCTCGATAA
- the rnpA gene encoding ribonuclease P protein component: MPRAAHVLPSKESLDFPGERRLRQRVEFNAVMVGKGLPNKCFVIYQRANEVGVSRLGIVASKRVMPTAVARNLAKRTVREAFRQLFPVECALDVVVRVRRPVRREAVAECRESLTQLFQAVQA; the protein is encoded by the coding sequence GTGCCAAGGGCCGCGCACGTCTTGCCGTCTAAGGAAAGTCTCGATTTTCCGGGCGAGCGCCGCTTGCGCCAACGCGTTGAATTTAACGCGGTGATGGTCGGCAAGGGCTTGCCCAACAAGTGTTTTGTGATTTACCAGCGAGCGAATGAGGTGGGAGTTTCCCGCCTCGGTATCGTCGCCAGCAAACGGGTGATGCCGACCGCCGTGGCACGCAATCTGGCCAAGCGGACGGTGCGAGAAGCCTTTCGGCAACTCTTTCCCGTCGAGTGCGCGCTGGACGTAGTGGTGCGAGTGCGTCGTCCCGTGCGGCGTGAAGCGGTAGCAGAGTGTCGAGAGTCGCTCACGCAATTGTTTCAGGCGGTGCAGGCGTGA
- the yidD gene encoding membrane protein insertion efficiency factor YidD encodes MRWLLLKLIRGYQYAISPMFPPSCRFTPSCSCYASEAVEKHGALRGAWLAIKRVLRCNPWNDGGYDPVP; translated from the coding sequence ATGCGCTGGCTACTGCTCAAACTGATACGCGGCTACCAGTATGCGATCAGTCCGATGTTTCCGCCGTCGTGTCGTTTTACTCCCAGCTGTTCGTGCTATGCCAGCGAGGCGGTGGAGAAACATGGCGCGTTGCGCGGTGCTTGGCTGGCTATCAAACGGGTGTTGCGTTGCAACCCGTGGAACGACGGCGGTTACGACCCCGTCCCTTGA
- a CDS encoding DUF2798 domain-containing protein, translated as MRIPAKYANILFGGMLSAIMVTVISGTVLFVNQGYSPEFFRQWFKGFTSAWPIAFPTVLVVAPRVRKMVARLTEPAAG; from the coding sequence ATGCGCATTCCAGCGAAGTACGCCAACATTCTATTCGGCGGCATGTTGTCGGCCATCATGGTGACGGTGATCTCGGGCACGGTATTGTTTGTGAACCAAGGCTATTCACCGGAGTTCTTCCGGCAGTGGTTCAAAGGGTTCACCTCGGCTTGGCCGATCGCGTTTCCCACCGTTTTGGTGGTCGCACCGCGTGTGCGGAAGATGGTGGCGCGATTGACTGAGCCCGCCGCTGGGTAG